The genomic region CTGACTGAAGTCACTTATATATGTACATCGTTGAAGCGAAGTTTTCTACATGGCTAGGAAACGCTGAATACACTGATATTCATGTTAATTTCTCTTGTCTGAACTCATAATGACTGATAGACCTGTTACTTTTATGATTCAGCATGCCCATACCACTCTTAGCTAATTGTATGTGATTATTTTAGTTCATGCCAGGCATTGAAAAAATCAACAGGGAGCCCGGGATTTCAGATCTGGATTGACAAATTGAAGCTCTGGCTGAAAGAGCAAACTTATGCAGAGAATTCACTCTTGTTGATAGAAAACTATTCTAGGGGCAAACTTACGCCAGATCAATTACCAGATGCAGATCTTCCTATTTGGATTGCTGCACAAAGGGCAGTCTCTCGTTATGAAGGATTTCTGTCACCTGTCGGCCCTCGCGGCAGACTCCTAAGGAGAGTGCTTACATGGACAGGATTAATTCCATCTTTGCCAGAAGCAACGCTGAAATCTGATACTGAAACAAAACAATCAGAAGGTTATGTGAGGTTAGATTCTGAGTAGATGCTGGTTTTTGTTTGCTATTCAGGGCGCATCTAACTTTTATATTACCTTTGGCAATTTATTTCCACACTAGTACTACGGAGCCCATGGTTTCACTAAGAACGCCTTAACCATGTGCTTATCGCAAACTTGCACATTCTTTGAAGCCTATTCCACATTCTCATTTTCCTTTGCGTTCATCCTTGCAACTCACCGACACTCCATAAGTACTGCTGTCGCCCTTATTTGTCATTTTTTTGAATATAATCCTTGAAAGAAGTTTGTTATAATCAATATTAAAATTATTGCTTAGTGGGATATATATGAATAATGTGTTGCTTGTTAATTTGTTCTGCTTAGTTCCATACTTGATCAttgaatgttcatgaattttaagaaGTATATTCTGCTTTCTCTTCAGGCCAAATTTTCTGCCTAGAATTACGCTTGCAAATATATGGGAGCCAGCAAGCAGAGAATCTTGTGACAACAATGTTTGGGAGATAGTGAAAGCTTCTTTTGGCATTCTATTTGCCCAGTCTACTCTGCAGGTATGCTGGGATTTGATTTTTTAACACCCCTTTCTTATCAGTAGGTGATGAATATAAATGTCCATTTATGATTGTGAAATATTCGCCATGTTGTGTGAAAAAGAGAGGGTAGAGTAGTTTGTGTGAAATGGTTGAGCATTATTATAGAACTAGCGTGCACTCTGTAGTCTTACATATGGCCATTAAACACCTTGGATAATGAAGCATAAGAAACAGTATAATAGTAACAAACATATGATGGACACAACCTTTGCCCAAATTACCCGAGACCTATTTTGATTTTGCAGGAAACTAACAATATTCAGATGATTATTTGTTATTATTTTTCTGGTTACTGTGGATGCTCATAAGCTATAGTAATATTAATTTATCAAAATAGTATACAAAGAAGATATATAACTTCAATTTGTTAATTGCCAGGAACCAGCATTCGAAGAACTGATCATACTTTATTCTGATGATTCTGCTCAAAGTAATGAGAAGGAGAGCTCTGAGATGCAGATGCTGCCGCCGCAGTTGAAAATTTACCAGAAAATACCCATCCCAGATCTTCCAGTAAGTGCATCAGTCTCATGGACGCATTTGGTTTACCAACATCTGCAATGCATTGCTCCTAATCCCTATCTATTATGGTTATTAAGATGGAAAAATTGGCCAAAAAACTTCGAATCATATTTCAGTACTGAAGTTGCATCCAAAAGCCTATGCACTATTAAGAATATATTTAGCATCATAGTACTTTCTATTTCGGAAAACACAAGAGAAATGCATATCTTCTGCATTAAGAGAACATTGCCAAATATCATAGTAAGTAACTGCCATATGAACCTTGTTTGCAGGTGGTTTTTCCTCACAAAAAGTTGTCCTTCCGCATCCTTGATACAGTAATTATTCCCTCTTGaactctttttctttctcttttcttcttcccGCATTCTGGTTTGCTGATACTGTTTTCCTTCAAAAATACAGGTAAGGCTGGATATAGCTACAGTAATAGGATTGTTGGCATATGTTGTCAACTACAAATTCGAGAGTTTAGCCTCATCGCCGTAAGTATGTAATTTGCATCAGTGTTATTATGGAATTCTTTCTTATTTTCACAAAACAAGTAACATTGTTTGCATTTCTTCCATGGTGTGTAATGCAGGTCAGCTTTCCTTCTTGATCTAGCTGCTTTTACTGCACTTGCAATATTGGTGTTCCGTGTTACGCTGGGCTACAAACAGACTAGGGATAGATACCAGGTGGATCATTTATGTTGCTCTATATTTTGATAATAACGAAAATTTATATGGTTCAGTTTGCAAATGGTAGTTTATTTGACATCAATACCTCTTCTCCAGCTTCTTGTCAATAAGACGCTCTATGAGAAGACATTAGCAAGTGGCTTTGGTTCAGTTTACTTTCTTCTAGATGCTTCCGAGCAACAGCAGGTAACACATTCAGTGCACAGTCAAAACAATATTTTTTTGTGCATTTCCCTCAGTTGAGTAAGGAAACTTCCTCGCCATCTCTTTTCGTACAGTATAAGGAAGCACTATTGGCATATGCTATGTTACTCAGCAGAAATAAGTATCAGGTATGTGTTGCTGCTTTTAGTACTTGAGACTTGTCACATTTATTTACAGAATCCTTGGCCTGATTCAATCCGTGCAGGTGTCTTCTCGCACAAGCGTCAGAGATATGTGCGAGCAGTTTATGTATGAGAAATTTAATGCGAAGGTGGGGAGTCGACACCTTCTATCCATGTATTCTTGGATTGTCGTGAAATCGTCAAGTGAACTTCTAATTTTCCTTGTAGATTGAAATGCCTATCGACAAAGCTATGGAGACGCTGCTGCGGTTGGGTCTGGTGGTTGAGCTGTCAACTAATGGCAGCAGCTCCTCCGTAATAGCTCTTCCATGTCCAGACGCTTATGAGATCCTCAAAGGCCGCTGGGATAGTCTGCTGGAACATAAGACATAACAAGGTTAGTAAACGTTGATGAACTCTAAGCATAGCATAGCTCTTCGGCAGAGGTGTAGTAACCAAGTAAAGGATTGTGTGATGGAGAATGCTCTTTGAAGTGGAAGGGCTTTGCCTAAGATCCATGCTGTATGTTTTGCAGGGTGATGAAACCTCGCTATCAAGTTTTGTTTGTACAGCGGAGACCGAAATTACAGTGTAGTCAAGTGTGATAGCTGATGGGAACTGCTGCTGATTTTGCTTGATCTCTCTATGGTGTACACTGGAGAAGTTGAAGGAAAAATACACTACCGAATTTCCAAAAAGAATAGATGCTTCTGGATTTCGAATCTTGAGCGCCAACGAAGAATGGCAGTTGTTGATAGACAAATATGATATTTTTCTCTCTCTCCAAGTCATGTGAGAATTTCTAGTATCTGAATTTGTGCATAAGCTCAGTCCAAGATTTGTATATATTTATTCAGAAAATGTTCAGCGTGTCGTATAGGCCACAAAGGGGGATTAACTGAGAATTACGCAAGTTTTTTGCCAGGTGATAGATAATCTTGTTCCTTTTTTCTCTGTTGAGAAGACAGGTTAAGCTCCTGGTCCAGCGATGCTAATTGGCGGTCACCCGCCATTTAGCTCATTAACGGCCTAATTCCGACAAGGTGTTATTTCCTTTTTTTGGAAAGTCATCCTTGGTCAAACTTCCCATTAACTTCCTTTTGGAAAATCCGGCTCCAACTTTTCGAATTTCTAGAACTTTGGAAATTTCAAGACTTTCGGTAATTCAGAATTTAAGGAATTTGGAACTTCTAGAATTTTTAAACTTTCATAGTTTCAATTTTCTCctttaaaaaatatatattttgaATATTCCAACCAGCGCCGAAGGGAAATGGTTGCCTCTTCCTCTCTGAAGCACAATGGGGGGGCAGAAACTGCCCACCTGATGTGGTTGCCTCTTCCTCTCTAAGTTTCATTCAGATGGAAATGAGAATGCCTAAAGTGTGCATTCAAAAATTGAAGGAAACACGCTTTTTTGAGTTTCCAGCAAAAGAAACAAGACATTCTTCTGAGCACTTTTCAAGGGAAAACAGTACCTATCCTACTTCATGTACATATAATTTTTCAAATGCATGTACGTAAAATAAAGTAACAAACGACAAAAATAGAGAGTACTATTCAAATATAGGTTTCAATTTGTTTCTTACTCCGTGCATAATCATGGCAAGCTCTGCTTTTTAAAATTTGCCCTGCATCATTTTTTTTGTGTCATTTGTCCGGCATCTGTAGTGTGACTGTGTGAGGTTTAGCTGGGCTACTTGTGCCCCGAATGGCCCAGCCCAACTGATCAGCAGACCGGCCACCTATATGGAGAAGAAGCAACAAAAGGCTGGGAACTCCTATGTGCCGCTCGCTGCGGCAAATTGCCGAGCGGACGCACAGACAActccaactgggccggcccattagcgcaaCACAGTGAAAATCGCAAAAAAGATAAGTGATGGAGGGAGAGGGATCGAACAAGGACCACTGTTTTCGAGAGTGGCTAGCCAACGGGATAAACGTGCTTTGTTGGTTTAAGATGGCACGCAAAACTATAGGCAATGTCAGATCCGAACATTTTGTCAAATTCCAAACTCGAACAGTATTTTCTCAAATTTGAGCGAAATTATGtttaaaatgcgaacattttttgaatttatgattttttttggaaaacacaaactttatttttggaaaaattacattttttaaagtgagaacaattttttaatattacgaacaatttttgaaacatgaGTTTTTTCCGAAAAAAATAAAgttgaaaaataaaaaagaaatagaaaagaaaaaaataaagtagaaaaataaacagaaaaacgtaaaaaagaaaaaccaaaaaccaaaaagaaagaaaaaaccggttcagggaaccttctagaagcttcccaaaaccagaaaaaaccgGCTGGGAAACTCTAGAAGATTCCCAAAACCGGAAACGCGGACactgttaatgggccggcccaattcatCGTTCGATGGCCAGCTCTTATGCGAAGCCTCGACAGCTTGACGCAGAGAGCGTCAAATAGGATATAGGTTTGCCCACATTCGAAAAAAAAGGTTTGTCCAGCCCAGGCCCAGCTGCTCTCTGAAGGACTGGAAGGATGTCTGAACTGATGCCCCCCTGGATAGATCGAGTGCGTAGAAATTTACTGCAAGCAACTTGCAGCAATGATCATCATCAGAAGAGATGATCCTTGGTTTCCAGCAGTAAAATTCGACACATAACACAAGTGTAATTGCGCAAGTATAAAATGTCCCGCTGCAGCTCTTCTGAATTTTCCAACCTTGAGCCAAGTAGAAAAAATGTACAACAGTTGTGTATCTAGTTTCTGAAGATCTGACACCTCAGTTGCCAAGCGGGAAGCCCGTTTGTGAAGAGCCAACGATTTTGGTTGCATGTCGTCTTAAAAATTCTCATTCAATATATGGCATTGTGCATCGATCAACTGAAAGCTGGGAGTTCAACTTCTTTTCATCGAGGGAAACACAAGGAAATCTTAGCACTGCATAAATTCAGATCTCAGAGAGGTGTCATTATTTAGATGTGCAATAAAAAAAACTATGTTTGAACATGTCCTAGGATGCCGACATGGTTTAGACGGTGGCCCTTCAACAACCAATGGGGCGAGCTGCTCACTAAGCAAAATCATTTAGTCCAGGACTAGACTGGGCTAGGGTGCCGGTGGGTCGTATTGACTAGATTAGGTTGCATATGCGATATGCCACGGTTTGGGTAGGACTAAAATACACTAGCCATTGTTAAATGAGGGCATCATATACAGTTCACCTCTTGTAGATGGGCTTAAACTAGAACAGGGATGAGCTACGTGACAGAAGTGATGGCACTTAATTAAGTGAAGCATCTCAATCGCTGGTGCTATCAGTGCTTACATGCAGTGAGATCTCAACATTGATTGAAGGGTCGCCAAAATGCCGCTATTCTACATTGAAAACATCTCAACCTGCGCCAAGAGCGAAATGGTTGCCCCTTTTTTCTCTTTGATTGAAGAAGGGTCTACGGCGCGCGGGGGGCAGAAACTGCCCACCTGATGTGGTTGCCTCTTCCTCTCTGACTTTCATTCAGATGTGAATGTCcaagttgtgcattggagaagctgaaggaaacaTACTCTTCTGAATTTCCAGGAAAAAAGACACTCTTCTGAATTTCCTTTTTCAAGGGCAAACAGTAACTATCCTACTGCGTGTACATATAAATTTTCAAATGCCTGTAACTGAAGTAAAATAACAAAACATAAagatagagagatactccctccgcccggaaatATTTGTCGaagaaatgaataaaaatggatgtatctagaactaaaatacatctagatacatccatttctacgacaagtatttccggacggagagagTACTATTCAAATATAGCCTTCAACCCATGCATGCTTGCAATTCATGATATGATTTCTTTCTTGCACCGTGCATAATCATAGGTAAGCTTTGCTTTTAGAATTTGTGCTGCATATGTAGAGGGAGGTTTGGCATCGATTAATTGGCAGCTGGGAGTTCAACCTCTTTTTTCAGGGAAAACAAGGAAAGCTTAGCGCTGCACAAATTCAGATCTGAGAGATGTGTCATGATTTAGAAGTGCAATAAAATAACTATATAGTATGTTTGAACATGTCCTGGATGCCTACACGGTTTAGACGGTGGCCCTTCGATAATCGATGGGGCGAGCTGCTCACTAAGAAAAAATCGTTTAGTTCCGTACTTGACT from Triticum aestivum cultivar Chinese Spring chromosome 4A, IWGSC CS RefSeq v2.1, whole genome shotgun sequence harbors:
- the LOC123088592 gene encoding uncharacterized protein encodes the protein MLLLRASPAPAPAVAIPISSFSAASVPSYTSRIPIPSSFSTVPRCSVGNLSPVQFEPLRGDAGADPAFFQAGAATADGDEQYQPQEHGGGEDQDEEEEKKGGINVPRQRYIAVPKAALLDAALSLFPSQPAAAEDFRRFARCLDAVLHAEHKETLEQMRAYYMLRDDDQEQEEKGPAQASGGNQASSSVNGRGSGLFGMSQDGGDDDDDRMSFLSRSLDWKTLLGLSPDPAPVSPTRVAFATHFQRAFMNLLRNAQFEELSAQDLLLTYSLNSDYLLTLPVYVDWKKAAESNAIIFRRGYSTESQKGLLLVEKLDYLQSKLLQNIFFSLSKPLGKLGKWTNEALKKSTGSPGFQIWIDKLKLWLKEQTYAENSLLLIENYSRGKLTPDQLPDADLPIWIAAQRAVSRYEGFLSPVGPRGRLLRRVLTWTGLIPSLPEATLKSDTETKQSEGYVRPNFLPRITLANIWEPASRESCDNNVWEIVKASFGILFAQSTLQEPAFEELIILYSDDSAQSNEKESSEMQMLPPQLKIYQKIPIPDLPVVFPHKKLSFRILDTVRLDIATVIGLLAYVVNYKFESLASSPSAFLLDLAAFTALAILVFRVTLGYKQTRDRYQLLVNKTLYEKTLASGFGSVYFLLDASEQQQYKEALLAYAMLLSRNKYQVSSRTSVRDMCEQFMYEKFNAKIEMPIDKAMETLLRLGLVVELSTNGSSSSVIALPCPDAYEILKGRWDSLLEHKT